A genome region from Pseudodesulfovibrio alkaliphilus includes the following:
- a CDS encoding ABC transporter permease subunit, translated as MTIQESKRLWIGLGVGLFWFLMLLWPLLGIKPGGFEFSETWAVFSKVAVAAALIVAVYHLRRAGLLDFIGTPLVRATEAVGRGYQKAPTWLLLAVVLAAALIYPQFAGRYGNDVAISVLIYICLGLGLNVVVGLAGLLDLGYIAFYGVGAYTYALLSLHFGLSFWACLPVAALLAAISGCIIGFPTLRMRGDYLAIVTLGFGEIVRLILNNWMALTNGPNGILGIPRPDFFGYNFASLSSLYYVILGIAVFTVLAVYRLNHSRIGRAWEAIREDETAAELMGVNTFLLKLLAYAMGATFAGLAGAFFASRMRFVGPESFTFLESAMVLAMVVLGGMGSIPGVILGVLVLVALPELFRDFELYRMLVFGGVMCTMMLVRPAGLWPAKRMGRRSEEMD; from the coding sequence TTGACGATACAAGAGTCTAAGCGATTGTGGATCGGCCTCGGGGTCGGGCTCTTCTGGTTTCTGATGCTGCTTTGGCCTCTTTTGGGCATCAAGCCAGGGGGATTCGAGTTTTCCGAGACCTGGGCGGTCTTCAGCAAGGTCGCCGTGGCTGCCGCGCTCATCGTGGCCGTTTACCACCTTCGCCGGGCGGGGCTCCTTGATTTCATCGGCACCCCTCTGGTCCGGGCGACAGAAGCCGTGGGCAGGGGCTACCAGAAGGCTCCCACCTGGCTGCTGCTGGCCGTTGTCCTGGCCGCAGCCCTGATCTATCCCCAGTTCGCGGGCCGCTACGGCAACGATGTGGCCATCTCGGTACTCATTTACATCTGCCTTGGGCTTGGCCTCAACGTGGTGGTAGGGCTGGCCGGGCTGCTCGACCTCGGCTACATCGCCTTTTACGGCGTGGGGGCCTACACCTACGCTCTGCTCAGTCTGCATTTCGGCCTTTCGTTCTGGGCCTGTCTGCCCGTGGCCGCCCTGTTGGCCGCCATCTCCGGCTGCATCATCGGGTTTCCCACCCTGCGCATGCGCGGTGACTATCTGGCCATCGTCACCCTGGGTTTCGGCGAGATTGTGCGCCTCATCCTCAACAACTGGATGGCCCTGACCAACGGTCCCAACGGCATCCTCGGCATCCCCAGGCCCGACTTCTTCGGTTACAACTTCGCATCCCTCTCGTCGCTCTATTACGTCATTCTGGGTATCGCCGTTTTCACGGTGCTGGCGGTCTACCGGCTCAATCACTCGCGCATCGGCCGGGCCTGGGAGGCCATCCGCGAGGATGAGACCGCAGCCGAACTCATGGGCGTGAACACTTTTTTGCTCAAGCTTCTGGCCTATGCCATGGGCGCCACCTTCGCCGGGTTGGCCGGGGCGTTCTTTGCCTCGCGCATGCGCTTTGTCGGGCCGGAATCTTTCACCTTCCTCGAATCGGCCATGGTTCTGGCCATGGTCGTGCTCGGCGGCATGGGCTCCATCCCCGGCGTCATTCTCGGCGTGCTGGTCCTGGTGGCCCTGCCCGAGCTGTTTCGCGACTTCGAGCTTTACCGCATGCTCGTCTTCGGCGGGGTCATGTGTACCATGATGCTCGTGCGCCCTGCCGGGCTTTGGCCTGCCAAGCGCATGGGCCGCAGGTCCGAAGAGATGGACTAG
- a CDS encoding ABC transporter ATP-binding protein translates to MANLILDDICVRFGGLQALTDVSFSLGEGEVVGLIGPNGAGKTTVFNVITGVYRASAGKATYDGKRITGLRPYQVLAMGIARTFQNIRLFPKMTALENCMVAQHSRSSAGVVGAVLRSPSQRREEARIQDKAQRALDFMGLGDMADEISSNLPYGHQRRLEIARALASEPQTLLLDEPAAGLNPSESRELVDAIGHITDLGVNVLMVEHDMKVVMGICSRIVVLDHGVMIAEGRPEEIQRDPKVIEAYLGQ, encoded by the coding sequence ATGGCGAATCTCATTCTTGATGACATCTGTGTCCGCTTTGGAGGACTGCAGGCCCTGACCGATGTGTCGTTCTCCCTTGGCGAAGGCGAGGTGGTGGGGCTCATCGGCCCCAACGGCGCAGGCAAGACCACGGTATTCAATGTTATTACCGGCGTGTACAGGGCCTCGGCGGGCAAGGCTACCTACGATGGAAAACGCATCACCGGGCTTCGGCCCTACCAGGTTCTGGCCATGGGCATCGCCCGGACCTTTCAGAACATCCGCCTTTTTCCCAAGATGACCGCCCTGGAGAACTGTATGGTGGCCCAGCATTCCCGCTCGTCTGCCGGAGTGGTTGGGGCGGTCTTGCGCAGCCCCTCCCAGCGGCGCGAGGAGGCGCGCATCCAGGATAAGGCCCAGCGGGCCCTCGACTTCATGGGGCTTGGCGATATGGCCGACGAAATCTCCTCCAATCTGCCTTATGGCCACCAGCGCAGGCTCGAGATAGCCCGCGCCCTGGCCAGCGAGCCGCAGACCCTGCTGCTTGACGAGCCCGCAGCGGGGCTCAATCCCTCGGAATCCAGGGAGCTGGTGGACGCCATTGGGCATATCACCGACCTGGGCGTCAACGTGCTCATGGTCGAGCATGACATGAAGGTGGTCATGGGCATTTGCAGCCGCATCGTCGTGCTTGATCACGGTGTGATGATTGCCGAGGGGAGGCCTGAGGAAATTCAGCGCGACCCCAAGGTGATCGAGGCATATTTGGGCCAGTGA
- a CDS encoding branched-chain amino acid ABC transporter substrate-binding protein, with the protein MKRLIVLGVAMAALALVLAGCGGGGEEQKQADPVLKIGTLSPLTGPYAADGNDIRQGAEAAVAVIKAQGGLPGFSDIVVVPADSACDPKQAVAAANKLINDKVPAVIGAYCSSATIPASETLAEEDIIMITPASTSPAVTERGLPYMFRTCGRDDHQAPAAVKFMKEVADVKSVFIVDDKTTYSQGMADGVAAAAREAGIEVLGHEHVNQGDKDFSAVLTMVKDRNPDLFYISLQNSSSGATMVIQARRMGVDAILMGQDAVFHPKLIEFAKADSEGMFCTFGDIDTSTQGYKDFLANYSSKYSDPGAYSAYSYDSAMAYLLAVRAAGTTDPAKVREELLKLSFDGASKKVSYDEKGDSGSNYTVYQVKDGQFVPYWNSLTGQKY; encoded by the coding sequence ATGAAACGGTTAATCGTACTGGGAGTGGCCATGGCCGCTCTGGCCCTGGTCCTGGCGGGCTGCGGCGGTGGTGGCGAGGAACAGAAGCAGGCCGATCCGGTTCTGAAGATCGGCACCCTGTCGCCCCTGACCGGCCCCTACGCCGCCGATGGCAACGACATCAGGCAGGGAGCCGAAGCCGCTGTGGCGGTCATCAAGGCGCAGGGCGGTCTGCCGGGCTTTTCCGACATCGTCGTGGTCCCCGCCGACTCCGCCTGCGATCCCAAGCAGGCCGTGGCCGCGGCCAACAAGCTGATCAACGACAAGGTTCCGGCCGTTATCGGCGCTTACTGCTCCAGCGCCACCATCCCGGCCTCTGAGACCCTGGCCGAGGAAGACATCATCATGATCACCCCGGCCTCCACCAGCCCGGCTGTCACCGAGCGCGGCCTGCCCTACATGTTCCGCACCTGCGGCCGCGACGACCATCAGGCGCCGGCCGCGGTCAAGTTCATGAAGGAAGTGGCTGACGTGAAGAGCGTCTTCATCGTGGACGACAAGACCACCTACTCCCAGGGCATGGCCGACGGCGTGGCCGCCGCCGCCAGGGAGGCGGGCATCGAGGTCTTGGGCCACGAGCACGTCAACCAGGGCGACAAGGACTTCTCCGCCGTCCTGACCATGGTCAAGGACCGCAATCCCGACCTGTTCTATATCTCCCTGCAGAACTCCTCCTCCGGGGCCACCATGGTCATCCAGGCCCGCCGCATGGGCGTCGACGCCATCCTCATGGGCCAGGACGCCGTGTTCCATCCCAAGCTTATCGAGTTCGCCAAGGCCGACTCCGAAGGCATGTTCTGCACATTCGGCGACATCGACACCAGCACCCAGGGATACAAGGACTTCCTGGCCAACTACTCGTCCAAGTACTCCGACCCGGGTGCCTACTCGGCCTATTCCTATGACTCGGCCATGGCCTATCTGCTGGCCGTCAGGGCCGCCGGGACCACCGATCCGGCCAAGGTGCGCGAGGAGCTGCTCAAGCTCTCCTTTGACGGCGCCTCCAAGAAGGTCAGCTACGACGAGAAGGGCGACTCCGGCTCCAACTACACGGTCTATCAGGTCAAGGACGGCCAGTTCGTGCCGTACTGGAACTCCCTGACCGGCCAGAAGTACTAG
- the proX gene encoding glycine betaine/L-proline ABC transporter substrate-binding protein ProX gives MKLKKILLAAACALFLTIPAHASAEKPGQGVTVNPARATWNTGFFQEALVRRGLEELGYTVKKPKDLANPLAYKSIALGDLDYWTNGWFPLHDPQLPADFADKCELIGYVAKAGGLQGYLVSKKHVEEFGIKSLEDFKRPEVVKAFDANGNGKADLTACPPGWGCETAIAHHMEVYGLKEYVNPIKASYEAGMAGAVGAFKSGEPVFFYTWTPNWTTYVLKPGTDVMWINVPEILPSEAQKGAEDRMTVAGVEGAVSDPIDLGFVVSDIRIAANKKFLADNPAVRKFFEAFTLPLADINAQNARMNKGEKSQASIEKHVDEWIAANKATWDGWLQAARDAAK, from the coding sequence ATGAAACTGAAGAAAATCCTGCTTGCCGCAGCCTGTGCGCTGTTCCTGACGATCCCGGCCCATGCCTCGGCCGAAAAGCCCGGCCAGGGCGTGACCGTCAACCCGGCCAGGGCCACGTGGAACACCGGCTTTTTCCAGGAGGCGCTTGTGCGCCGCGGGCTTGAGGAGCTAGGCTACACGGTCAAAAAGCCCAAGGATCTCGCCAATCCCCTGGCATACAAGTCCATCGCCCTGGGTGACCTGGACTATTGGACTAACGGCTGGTTCCCCCTGCATGATCCCCAGTTGCCTGCCGACTTTGCGGACAAGTGCGAGCTTATCGGCTATGTGGCCAAGGCTGGCGGACTCCAGGGGTATCTGGTGTCCAAAAAGCATGTGGAGGAGTTCGGCATCAAGTCCCTGGAAGACTTCAAGCGTCCTGAAGTGGTCAAGGCATTTGACGCCAACGGCAACGGCAAGGCCGACCTGACCGCCTGCCCCCCCGGCTGGGGATGTGAAACAGCCATCGCCCATCACATGGAGGTCTACGGCCTGAAAGAGTACGTCAATCCGATCAAGGCCTCTTACGAGGCGGGCATGGCAGGTGCCGTGGGTGCGTTCAAGAGCGGGGAACCCGTGTTCTTTTATACCTGGACACCCAACTGGACCACCTATGTGCTCAAGCCCGGCACCGATGTGATGTGGATCAACGTGCCAGAAATTCTGCCCAGCGAAGCCCAGAAGGGCGCTGAGGATCGGATGACCGTCGCCGGGGTCGAAGGTGCAGTCTCCGATCCCATCGACCTCGGGTTCGTGGTTTCCGATATTCGGATCGCGGCTAACAAGAAATTCCTCGCCGACAACCCGGCGGTCAGGAAGTTTTTCGAGGCCTTCACGCTGCCACTTGCCGACATTAACGCGCAAAACGCCCGGATGAACAAAGGTGAGAAGTCGCAGGCATCCATAGAAAAGCACGTGGACGAGTGGATCGCTGCCAACAAGGCCACCTGGGACGGCTGGCTCCAGGCGGCCAGGGACGCGGCGAAATAG
- a CDS encoding branched-chain amino acid ABC transporter permease: MDYFIQQLINGLTLGGVYALIALGYTMVYGIIQLINFAHGEFFAAGGYMGVIFISWLAAQGVHPYVCLGIGLVLAMLYCAMLAMAVERLAYRPLRQASRLAVLLSALGMSIFLQNGLMLTQGQYDKAYPTEITAGGFQLGGLYISYMQCLIVALTVFLLLVLNLLVFKTRIGKAMRATAQDKVMSALVGINANHIIAFTFAIGAGLAAAAGIMVGLYYGTVSYSMGFVPGIKAFAAAVLGGIGNITGAMLGGLIIGMVEIFAAGYISSQYKDVFAFIILIGVLYFKPTGIMGENVDDTRV, from the coding sequence ATGGACTACTTCATTCAGCAGCTCATCAACGGCCTGACCCTGGGCGGCGTGTACGCCCTTATCGCCCTGGGCTACACCATGGTCTACGGCATCATCCAGCTGATCAACTTCGCCCACGGCGAGTTCTTTGCCGCGGGCGGGTACATGGGCGTCATCTTCATCTCCTGGCTGGCCGCCCAGGGGGTGCATCCCTATGTCTGTCTGGGCATAGGGCTTGTGCTGGCCATGCTCTACTGCGCCATGCTGGCCATGGCCGTGGAACGGCTGGCCTACCGTCCGTTGCGCCAAGCATCGCGGCTGGCTGTGCTCCTGTCGGCCCTTGGCATGTCCATCTTCCTGCAAAACGGGCTGATGCTCACCCAGGGACAGTACGACAAGGCCTATCCCACCGAGATCACGGCGGGCGGGTTCCAGCTTGGCGGGTTGTATATCTCCTACATGCAGTGCCTCATCGTGGCGCTGACCGTCTTTCTGCTGCTGGTCCTGAACCTGCTGGTTTTCAAGACACGCATCGGCAAGGCCATGCGGGCCACGGCCCAGGACAAGGTCATGTCCGCCCTGGTCGGCATCAACGCCAACCACATCATCGCCTTCACCTTTGCCATCGGTGCCGGGCTGGCCGCGGCCGCAGGCATCATGGTCGGACTCTACTACGGCACGGTCAGCTACTCCATGGGCTTTGTGCCAGGCATCAAGGCCTTTGCCGCGGCCGTGCTCGGGGGCATCGGCAACATCACCGGAGCCATGCTCGGCGGGCTGATCATCGGCATGGTCGAAATTTTCGCCGCAGGATACATATCCAGCCAGTACAAGGACGTGTTCGCCTTCATCATCCTGATCGGGGTGCTCTACTTCAAGCCCACCGGCATCATGGGAGAGAACGTTGACGATACAAGAGTCTAA
- a CDS encoding ABC transporter permease, which yields MFEEQVIPMDVWVSKGVDWLVVNHREVFQALKWPVEQTLNGFDAGLNALHPLVVIAVVVFAAWWFVGKRMAAFTLGSLVLIGMLGLWEESMTTLAMVLSSVVFCTVAGVPLGIASGRSDRFESALRPVLDAMQTTPAFVYLVPIVMLFSVGNVAGVLATIVFALPPIIRLTSLGIRGVHPELIEAAQAFGATRMQVLVRVQIPLAMPTILAGLNQTMMMALSMVVIAALIGAGGLGSPVVLGLNTLDIGRAVIGGLGIVLMAIILDRITQSMARK from the coding sequence ATGTTTGAAGAACAAGTCATACCCATGGACGTCTGGGTATCCAAAGGCGTCGATTGGCTGGTGGTGAACCACCGCGAAGTTTTCCAGGCCCTCAAGTGGCCTGTGGAGCAGACCCTCAACGGCTTTGACGCCGGACTCAACGCATTGCACCCGCTTGTCGTCATCGCGGTGGTGGTCTTTGCGGCATGGTGGTTCGTGGGCAAACGCATGGCCGCATTCACTCTGGGATCGCTGGTGCTCATCGGCATGCTGGGGCTTTGGGAGGAGTCCATGACCACTCTGGCCATGGTTCTCTCTTCCGTGGTCTTTTGCACCGTTGCGGGCGTTCCCCTGGGCATAGCATCCGGCCGCAGCGACCGTTTCGAGTCGGCCCTGCGTCCGGTGCTCGACGCCATGCAGACCACCCCGGCCTTTGTGTATCTTGTGCCCATCGTCATGCTTTTTTCGGTGGGCAATGTGGCCGGAGTGCTGGCCACCATAGTCTTTGCCCTGCCGCCCATCATCAGGCTGACCAGCCTCGGCATCCGGGGGGTTCATCCCGAGCTGATCGAGGCTGCCCAGGCCTTTGGCGCCACCCGGATGCAGGTGCTGGTGCGGGTGCAGATACCGCTCGCCATGCCCACCATACTGGCGGGACTCAACCAGACCATGATGATGGCCCTGTCCATGGTTGTCATCGCCGCGCTCATCGGCGCTGGCGGGCTCGGCTCACCCGTGGTCCTCGGCCTGAATACCCTGGACATCGGGCGCGCCGTCATCGGCGGTCTGGGCATCGTGCTCATGGCCATCATCCTTGACCGCATCACCCAGTCCATGGCCCGGAAATAA
- the qmoC gene encoding quinone-interacting membrane-bound oxidoreductase complex subunit QmoC, with product MSNTVKVQPDLKFVKELQAVGGDSLKKCYQCATCSVVCPLSPADNPYPRKEMVWAQWGLKDRLVNDIDIWLCHNCGTCSDLCPRGAKPGDLLSALRNMAYRNLAPLPIIGKWMSSSAGMLPLAAIPALIYGIIWVIMAGKVGSFLPRFEWDAANHAWIPSADGKIVFGGLFPGDYTIDPIFMAVFAFMIWAFYTGVRNMIKAFDAQPKTFIVGRKSAPTMLAALIDTVKYEILQHTQFNDCNDADADELDVKRAKGHRWLMFAFIALMVVTGVVASGHWGGWLLRTMGISGLGEIVSAIGHTPMPFYHPIKLLALVGAGLGVYGLVALTKRRVNLDAAKQSSSWYDWYLITLVWVVFGTGIGAMVFRVVGAGLLAYPTYYIHLVSVFMLLAYLPWSKLGHLVYRTVALSYAKKIGRIPMGADK from the coding sequence ATGTCCAACACCGTAAAGGTACAACCGGACCTTAAGTTCGTGAAAGAGTTGCAGGCCGTGGGCGGCGACTCTTTGAAGAAGTGCTACCAGTGCGCCACCTGCTCGGTTGTCTGCCCGCTTTCCCCGGCGGACAACCCCTATCCGCGCAAGGAGATGGTCTGGGCCCAGTGGGGGCTCAAGGATCGCCTGGTCAACGATATCGATATCTGGCTGTGCCACAACTGCGGCACCTGCTCGGACCTGTGCCCGCGGGGCGCCAAGCCGGGCGATCTGCTCTCGGCCCTGCGCAACATGGCCTACCGCAACCTCGCTCCGCTGCCCATCATCGGCAAGTGGATGAGCAGCTCTGCGGGCATGTTGCCCCTGGCCGCCATCCCGGCCCTGATCTACGGCATCATCTGGGTGATCATGGCGGGCAAGGTGGGCTCGTTTCTGCCCCGTTTCGAGTGGGACGCGGCCAACCACGCCTGGATTCCCTCCGCTGACGGCAAGATCGTCTTCGGCGGCCTGTTCCCCGGCGACTACACCATAGACCCCATATTCATGGCCGTGTTCGCCTTCATGATCTGGGCCTTCTATACCGGCGTGCGCAACATGATCAAGGCGTTCGATGCGCAGCCCAAGACCTTCATCGTCGGCCGCAAGTCTGCGCCCACCATGCTGGCGGCGCTTATCGACACCGTCAAGTACGAGATCCTGCAGCACACCCAGTTCAATGACTGCAACGACGCCGACGCCGACGAACTGGATGTGAAGCGCGCCAAGGGCCACCGCTGGCTCATGTTCGCCTTCATCGCCCTGATGGTCGTTACCGGCGTGGTGGCCTCGGGCCACTGGGGCGGCTGGCTCTTGCGCACCATGGGCATCAGCGGTCTGGGCGAGATCGTCTCGGCCATCGGCCACACTCCGATGCCTTTCTATCACCCGATCAAGCTGCTGGCGCTGGTGGGAGCGGGGCTCGGCGTGTACGGACTCGTGGCCCTGACCAAGCGCCGGGTCAACCTGGACGCGGCCAAGCAGTCCTCCAGCTGGTACGATTGGTATCTGATCACCCTGGTCTGGGTTGTTTTCGGCACCGGGATCGGCGCCATGGTCTTCCGGGTCGTGGGCGCGGGCCTGCTGGCCTATCCGACCTATTACATACACCTGGTTTCGGTCTTCATGCTGCTTGCGTACCTGCCCTGGTCCAAGCTGGGTCACCTCGTGTACCGTACCGTGGCTCTGTCCTATGCCAAGAAGATTGGCCGCATTCCCATGGGCGCCGACAAATAG
- a CDS encoding universal stress protein: MANVKKVLCAVDFSDYSPKVAEYANMIAGCAGGQVLVLYVAPSLSQYVGFHVPPSSIENFVGEIVTGAEDTMNEFVKDNFKDSATVGKVVTGYPAEEILAIAEAEKCDMIVMGTHGRKGIDRILFGSVAEKVVKASKVPVLTVRPS, encoded by the coding sequence ATGGCCAATGTGAAGAAAGTGTTGTGCGCGGTGGATTTTTCTGACTACAGCCCCAAGGTGGCCGAGTACGCGAACATGATTGCCGGGTGCGCTGGCGGACAGGTGCTGGTGCTGTATGTGGCGCCGTCCTTGAGTCAGTATGTGGGTTTTCACGTCCCCCCAAGCTCCATTGAGAACTTCGTGGGAGAGATCGTCACCGGAGCCGAGGACACCATGAACGAGTTCGTCAAGGACAACTTCAAGGACTCTGCCACGGTGGGCAAGGTCGTCACCGGCTATCCGGCCGAGGAGATCCTGGCCATTGCCGAGGCTGAGAAGTGCGACATGATCGTCATGGGCACTCATGGCCGCAAGGGCATCGACCGCATTCTCTTCGGCTCGGTGGCCGAGAAGGTGGTCAAGGCATCCAAGGTTCCTGTGCTCACGGTCCGGCCCAGCTAG
- a CDS encoding ABC transporter ATP-binding protein, with translation MSQDGRQPILELRNVVSAYGRIRALKGISLKVYEGEIVTIIGANGAGKSTTLMTMCNVVKAVEGDIFYKGERINDVAPDQLPSRGLCQVPEGRRIFPRLTVTENLDMGAFFRRDSAGIKEDLERVYELFPKLRERRRQLGGTLSGGEQQMLAMARALMSRPKVLLLDEPSMGLAPLLVKQIFDIIATINGQGVTVVLVEQNANLALQCARRGYVLETGSVVMEDDASVLLHNPDIRKAYLGE, from the coding sequence ATGAGTCAAGACGGCAGGCAGCCCATCCTCGAACTGCGGAACGTGGTCTCGGCCTATGGCCGGATCAGGGCGCTCAAGGGCATTTCCCTCAAGGTATATGAGGGCGAGATCGTGACTATCATCGGTGCCAACGGCGCGGGCAAGTCCACCACCTTGATGACCATGTGCAACGTGGTCAAGGCCGTGGAAGGCGACATCTTCTACAAGGGCGAGCGTATCAACGACGTGGCCCCGGACCAGTTGCCTTCTCGGGGACTGTGTCAGGTGCCCGAGGGGCGGCGCATCTTCCCCAGGCTGACGGTCACCGAGAATCTGGACATGGGCGCTTTTTTCCGCCGCGATTCGGCCGGGATCAAGGAGGACCTGGAGCGGGTGTACGAGCTGTTTCCCAAGCTGCGCGAGCGGCGCAGGCAGCTGGGTGGAACGCTCTCCGGCGGCGAGCAGCAGATGCTGGCCATGGCCCGCGCCCTCATGTCGCGGCCCAAGGTGCTGCTGCTGGACGAGCCGTCCATGGGCCTGGCCCCCCTCCTGGTCAAGCAGATATTCGACATCATCGCCACCATCAACGGTCAGGGCGTGACCGTGGTCCTGGTGGAGCAGAACGCCAACCTCGCGCTCCAGTGCGCCCGGCGCGGCTATGTGCTCGAAACCGGCTCCGTGGTCATGGAGGACGATGCCTCGGTCCTGCTCCACAACCCGGACATCCGCAAGGCATACCTCGGCGAGTAG
- the proV gene encoding glycine betaine/L-proline ABC transporter ATP-binding protein ProV, with product MEKIRVEGLYKIFGPNPQKAMRLLGQGADKESVHEKTGMTVGVDNASFSIEAGEIFVIMGLSGSGKSTIVRLLNRLIEPTAGKVFVDGQDVTAMSHDELVTFRLHNMSMVFQSFALMPHLNVLDNAAFGLELAGVGREQRYDRARESLAQVGLAGWEESYPRELSGGMQQRVGLARGLAVDPDILLMDEAFSALDPLIRTEMQDELVKLQEEQKRTIVFISHDLDEALRIGDRIAIMEGGRVVQVGTPEEILQNPADDYVRAFFRGVDPTGVISAGDIARDSYPTVIKSKQGSLRAVHEIISGSDRDYAYILDTKRRFLGVVSADSIGECMERGAADAPIDQAFIEGAQTVNATDNMQVILPLVASRHYPVPVVDDEGRYRGVVSKNRFLRTLHRTEQEMADSV from the coding sequence ATGGAAAAGATACGAGTTGAAGGATTATACAAGATTTTTGGCCCCAATCCCCAAAAGGCCATGCGCCTGCTGGGGCAGGGGGCCGACAAGGAGTCGGTTCATGAGAAGACCGGCATGACCGTGGGGGTGGACAATGCGTCCTTTTCCATAGAGGCCGGGGAGATATTCGTCATCATGGGCCTTTCCGGGTCGGGCAAGTCGACCATCGTGCGGCTGCTCAACCGGCTCATTGAGCCCACGGCGGGCAAGGTGTTCGTGGACGGTCAGGACGTGACCGCCATGAGCCACGACGAGCTGGTCACCTTCCGGCTGCACAACATGAGCATGGTTTTCCAGTCCTTTGCCCTCATGCCCCATCTCAACGTGCTGGATAACGCTGCCTTTGGCCTTGAGCTGGCCGGAGTCGGCCGGGAGCAGCGCTATGATCGGGCCCGCGAGTCCCTGGCCCAGGTGGGGCTGGCCGGGTGGGAGGAATCCTACCCCCGCGAACTCTCCGGGGGAATGCAGCAGCGCGTCGGGTTGGCCCGGGGGCTGGCCGTGGACCCGGACATCCTGCTCATGGACGAGGCTTTTTCAGCCCTGGACCCGCTGATCCGCACCGAGATGCAGGACGAGCTGGTCAAGCTCCAGGAGGAGCAGAAGCGGACCATTGTCTTCATCTCCCACGACCTGGACGAGGCGCTGCGTATCGGCGACCGCATCGCCATCATGGAGGGCGGCCGCGTGGTGCAGGTGGGCACACCAGAGGAGATTTTGCAGAACCCGGCCGACGACTATGTGCGCGCCTTCTTCCGGGGCGTGGACCCCACGGGGGTCATCTCGGCCGGGGACATTGCCCGCGACAGCTATCCCACGGTGATCAAGTCCAAGCAGGGCAGCCTGCGGGCCGTGCATGAGATTATCAGCGGCAGCGACCGTGACTATGCCTACATTCTCGATACCAAGCGGCGCTTTCTGGGCGTGGTTTCGGCCGACTCCATCGGCGAGTGCATGGAGCGGGGGGCAGCCGACGCGCCCATTGATCAGGCCTTCATCGAGGGTGCGCAGACTGTCAACGCCACGGATAACATGCAGGTCATCCTGCCGCTGGTGGCCTCGCGCCATTACCCGGTTCCGGTGGTGGATGACGAGGGGCGGTACCGGGGCGTGGTTTCGAAAAACCGCTTTTTGCGAACCCTGCATCGCACCGAACAGGAAATGGCCGATTCCGTCTAG